The following proteins come from a genomic window of Micromonospora zamorensis:
- a CDS encoding ribose-5-phosphate isomerase, which produces MRVYLGSDHAGFELKVHLANHLAKQGYDVVDVGPHSYDPDDDYPTFCLHTGDQVVADETGLGVVIGGSGNGEQIAANKVAGVRAALAWSVETAQLARQHNDANVVAIGARQHTLDEATGIVEAFLNTPFSGNERHARRINQVAEYERTRQLPVLP; this is translated from the coding sequence ATGCGCGTCTACCTGGGATCCGACCACGCCGGTTTCGAGTTGAAGGTGCACCTGGCCAACCACCTGGCCAAGCAGGGGTACGACGTCGTCGACGTCGGCCCGCACAGCTACGACCCGGACGACGACTACCCGACGTTCTGCCTGCACACCGGCGACCAGGTGGTGGCCGACGAGACAGGCCTCGGCGTGGTCATCGGTGGGTCCGGCAACGGCGAGCAGATCGCCGCCAACAAGGTCGCCGGCGTCCGCGCCGCGCTGGCCTGGAGCGTCGAGACCGCTCAGTTGGCGCGCCAGCACAACGATGCGAACGTCGTCGCGATCGGTGCCCGGCAGCACACGTTGGACGAGGCCACCGGCATCGTCGAGGCGTTCCTGAACACGCCGTTCTCCGGCAACGAGCGGCATGCCCGTCGGATCAACCAGGTCGCCGAGTATGAGCGGACCCGGCAGCTGCCCGTCCTGCCCTGA
- a CDS encoding DUF1015 family protein, protein MTVVHPISRAWVTTGGTGAQNYDEFADDAEITAIIEANPHSALGIEMPHRAPQSLGRSFLDALPDAVARLAEAKADGSYTPAEQVVVLYRITAPGEEPAYGLFAMVDTDQISTRADEPGLVIRNEDVFIAKVRERVALAEALGHLLSPVLLLQTGRGDELHAALASATEMSGAPAATDTDQAGRTHAIWLLGPGPEQAALTALAGGGELVVADGNHRSLAAQTGGLSRFLAVVTTPASVAIQPYNRLVSELTTTPAELLDRLRAAGAEVEPIDGPVEVPQGGGTVHLRLDGQGYAVRLPATASARLENLDHALVERLLLRDALGLDPGDKRITYVGGDYPASWLTGEVDAGRAELAILIAPVTVADFVAVNLAREKMPRKSTWFTPKARGGLVVAELPR, encoded by the coding sequence ATGACGGTCGTGCATCCGATCTCCCGGGCGTGGGTCACCACTGGTGGCACCGGCGCGCAGAACTACGACGAGTTCGCCGACGACGCGGAAATCACCGCGATCATCGAGGCGAACCCGCACAGTGCCCTCGGCATCGAGATGCCGCACCGCGCCCCGCAGAGCCTGGGCAGGTCGTTCCTGGACGCATTGCCGGACGCGGTCGCGCGCCTCGCCGAGGCCAAGGCGGACGGCAGCTACACCCCCGCCGAGCAGGTGGTGGTGCTCTACCGGATCACCGCACCCGGCGAGGAGCCGGCGTACGGGCTGTTCGCGATGGTGGACACCGACCAGATCTCCACCCGGGCCGACGAGCCCGGTCTGGTCATCCGCAACGAGGACGTCTTCATCGCCAAGGTGCGCGAGCGGGTGGCACTGGCCGAGGCGCTTGGTCACCTGCTCTCACCCGTACTGCTGCTCCAGACCGGGCGCGGCGACGAGCTGCACGCCGCGCTCGCGTCGGCGACCGAGATGTCCGGCGCGCCCGCCGCGACGGACACCGACCAGGCGGGGCGCACGCACGCCATCTGGCTGCTCGGCCCCGGGCCGGAGCAGGCCGCGTTGACCGCTCTCGCCGGCGGCGGGGAGCTGGTCGTCGCGGACGGCAACCACCGCAGCCTGGCTGCCCAGACCGGCGGGCTGTCGCGCTTCCTGGCCGTGGTCACGACCCCCGCGTCGGTGGCCATCCAGCCGTACAACCGACTGGTCAGCGAGCTGACCACCACACCGGCCGAGCTGCTCGACCGGCTGCGGGCTGCGGGCGCCGAGGTCGAGCCGATCGACGGCCCGGTCGAGGTCCCGCAGGGTGGCGGCACCGTGCACCTCCGCCTCGACGGCCAGGGGTACGCGGTGCGCCTGCCGGCGACGGCCTCCGCCCGCCTGGAAAACCTGGACCACGCTCTGGTCGAGCGGCTGCTGCTGCGCGACGCGCTCGGTCTGGACCCGGGCGACAAGAGGATCACCTACGTCGGCGGTGACTACCCGGCGAGCTGGCTCACCGGTGAAGTCGACGCAGGGCGGGCCGAGCTGGCCATCCTCATCGCGCCGGTGACCGTTGCCGACTTCGTCGCGGTGAACCTCGCTCGGGAGAAGATGCCCCGCAAGAGCACCTGGTTCACCCCGAAGGCGCGGGGCGGTCTGGTCGTCGCCGAGCTGCCGCGCTGA
- a CDS encoding disulfide bond formation protein DsbA — protein sequence MTDRVTADMWFDPACPWAWITSRWLLEVEQVRDVDIRFHVMSLAVLNDGRDELPEEYKEFLKTAWGPVRVCIAAEQRYGNDALRPLYTALGTRIHLGKEERGHELYVAALTDAGLDPALAAAADSTDHDEALRASHEAGMRPVGQDVGTPVVHAPGPDGTPVAFFGPVITPAPKGEAAGRLWDGVLLVAGTPGFYELKRTREQGPIFD from the coding sequence GTGACCGATCGTGTCACCGCCGACATGTGGTTCGACCCGGCCTGCCCGTGGGCGTGGATCACATCCCGCTGGCTGCTTGAGGTCGAGCAGGTCCGTGACGTGGACATCCGTTTCCACGTGATGAGCCTCGCCGTGCTCAACGATGGCCGGGACGAGCTGCCCGAGGAATACAAGGAGTTCCTGAAGACCGCCTGGGGCCCGGTGCGGGTCTGCATCGCCGCCGAGCAGCGGTACGGCAACGACGCCCTGCGTCCCCTCTACACCGCGCTCGGCACCCGGATCCACCTCGGCAAGGAGGAGCGGGGTCACGAGCTGTACGTCGCCGCGCTGACCGACGCCGGTCTGGACCCGGCGCTGGCCGCGGCCGCCGACAGCACCGACCACGACGAGGCGCTGCGGGCCAGCCACGAGGCCGGGATGCGCCCGGTCGGGCAGGACGTCGGCACGCCGGTCGTCCACGCGCCCGGCCCGGACGGCACCCCTGTCGCGTTCTTCGGCCCGGTGATCACCCCGGCTCCGAAGGGGGAGGCCGCGGGCCGGCTCTGGGACGGCGTCCTGCTGGTCGCCGGCACGCCGGGCTTCTACGAGCTCAAGCGCACCCGGGAGCAGGGCCCGATCTTCGACTGA